aagaataatttaatttaatttatttgatatttgATAAATGGTAGTTTTACttgttaaattataattttttatttaatttaatttattttatttatttttattttttatttttttttttttattattttcataatttaagtagtttaatatattttatatgataataaatttttatggGTATACAGAGATACTCTACCACACCTAACCAACAGTTTATTTACAAACTTTTACTCTACCAcacttaaaaaaatcaacataaatgtaattatataaatattgagAGATGTTTAACAATGGTATCTACTGTTTATGCATCAGCAAAAATAttttctctctctctctctatCCCATAAAAACACACACATGCTCAAAATAAATCTATATTTAAACACACTTTCTCAACTCACACTCAATTTTTCTATCTCTCTCTCTCTATCTCTGTTTCACTCACTCACTCACTCATTCACACCCACACAAacacataataataaatttgttttttttttattttttattttgttttttttttatttatatatttttttttacatttatattgaaaaaaaataaaaatagaaataaaaaaataattatttaattaattttaatataaatttttttggatggttgaaaaaaaaaggtatttataaatcacgtgtttatttttttatttatctttttcatttacaAAGAGACACTATAGTAGtagttaataaaattaattttttaaaaaaattaaaaaaaaaaaaaaaaacaaaacaaataattattaaaaaaaaaaaaaaagaaataagaaaaaagaaaaaagggaaaaggaaaaaaaaaaaaattatcattttaaataatattaaaaaaaataaaaattaaataataaaaaaaataaaaaaataaaaaaaaataaaaaaataattaaataatatttaaaaaataacaaaaatagaaacaaaataaattaaataaaatttaataataaaaaaaaaaatggtccTCAGATATAGTTATGTTTTTAAACAACCAGTAAATTATTCtaatattgaattgaatgaaattaaaaatattaaagatgaaaaagttagacaaaattctatttttattagctatttaaatgtaattataaaattatttaaaatcattttaattataaaaattatttaaactaattttttttttttttttttttttttttttttaaaacatttttatttttttttattttttttttttttttccagggcttatataattctttaaatgtTTTAGAAATGGTTTCAATTTCAGGTTCATTACCTAGTAAATTGattcaatcaatttttaaaataattttaagtAATTATGATTATAATGCAATTGGTAAACATTTTAAAActgaatcaattttaattggtgaaagtttatttaaatggcCATCACCAAGAATTCAACAATTTGACCAATTTTTCTTCCAAGATTACCTTTATAGTTCACCAGAGAATTATAAAGGTTCATTGGTTGGAGTTAATGAATACTCTATGGTTTGGACACTtggtattattttatatcaaTGCTTAACTGGTGAATTACCATTCCCAACCTATCCTAAAATTGTTAATTTCATAACAAGTAGTTCTCAAAATGTTGAGATTCCACCACAATTTTATAAACCAGAAAACTCTCTCCTTATTCAACTCATAACgtgttgtttatttaaaaatccaGCCCAAAGAATTTCTTGGAATGAAATAGTTAATCattcattctttaaaaattaaaattaattgtacataaatataaaaaaaaaaaaaaaaaaactttaaattttttaaaaacatattttaaaaaaagaaataatacaaaaaaactttaaattttctatacatgaaaaaaaaaaaaaaaaaaaaaaaaaaaaaaagaaaagaaaaaagaaaaaaaaaaaaaaattaattaaaaaataattttcctTACAccttttataaataaaaaaatacttttaaaactatttttaatcaGCCTTTTCATTGaataacttttattttattttttttttttttttttttacttttctttAAATAGATTATGATGATGTTTTACTAATTTACTGAATCTTGATTCTTGATTTTCAATGAGATTATTTGGTGTATCATATTCTATTAATTTACCTTTATCAATAACAGCGATTTTAGTACTATCAATGATTGTATCGAGTCTATGTGCAATTGTTAGCATtgtacaatttttaaaacaattattaatagtttgtttaattaaatcactTGTTACATAATCTATACCAGAGGTAGCTTCATCCATTAGGACTACTTTagaattctttaaaattgttCTTGATAAACAAAGTAATTGCTTTTGACCAAACGATAAACCGTCACCACCTTCTTCTATCATagtttctaattttaatggcattgatgaaattgttgattttaatttaaccTTTTCTAAAGCTACCCAAATTTCACTATCAgtgtatttattaaatggaTCGATATTTAAACGAATAGTACCAGAGAAAATGAATGGATCTTGTGGGACAATACCAAGTGAACTTCTTAACTCGTGTAATCCAATCTTTGAAATGTCAACgccatcaattaaaattgaaccTTTAGAACATTCAACCATACGAAACAAACCATTACCAATTGTACTCTTACCTGCACCAGTTCTACCAACAATACCAATATGatctttttgatttatttttaatgtgaaattttttaaacttgaTTCTCCTGAATGAccatatttaatttcaacatttctaaattcaatttcacctTTAGTAAGCCATttctttgataatttaaaaccatcataatcatcattatcaaaatcaaattcctcctcttcttcttcttcttcttcttgttgttcatttctgaaaaagttaattttAGAATTACCTTCTTTtggaatatttaaataacttTCAATTCTTTCAACTGAATTCATTTTAACTTCAAGTTCAACCATTTGTCTAACTGTCCAATTTAAATAACTACACATTCCCAATGCAGTTGTAACAGATAAAACAGAGAAACCAGCATTTGAATTGAATAGGGAGAAGAATGCAGCCAAAAAAACTACAATTGAAGAAATGAATTCCAAACGAACTGCTACCCATCTATGAACTGAAAATCCATAATATGATAAACGATGATTAGTGTTTATACGATCTTGCATCAttgaaatgaatttattttgttgtttataACTTCTAATTGTAACCAATCCATTAAAAGATTCTTGtaacaatgaaaatattggACTTCTTGAAATTGCTTCTAAACGTTTCAATTCTCTTGATGATTCTGTATATAATCTTtgaatgaaataataaataccaatcaataatagaaatggtataattattaatggaCTAATATAAATCATTATACCAATTGAAACCAGCACTGTTGAACCACAATAAAGCACATCAGAGAATAAAtcgaataataataaatccaCATCACTAATATCCTTACTAAATCTATTTAATATACGACCTGATGGATTCGTATCAAAGAATTGACAACTTGCAAAACCAACCGATTTTAATAACGATTGATGTAAATTCTTTGATGCTGAAAATGTAACATGTGCCATCATAAAATATCTAATTACcaagaaaattataaaacccactataaacaataaataaattgatatataatatttatctGTTTTATCAGGTATTGAACGTTGTGACCATGTTGATAACCAAAAATCTGACATTTGATAAATGATTTGGCTAATCATATAAACTATGCATGTCATAATAAACAATGGTATAGATGAACCATgtttaaaatattctttataAACTCTTAAATTAACTGATCCTTCATTTCTATCCTCATCtactaataattttgatctctcaattaaatttgaatcattttcatcactTATAACTTCATCAATatctattaaatttgaaatattattattattcttaatactattattactatcttCATCACTTAAAACtatatcattttctttttcgtgctgttgctgttgttgttgattatcaatatttaatttctttgttttCATAATTGATTCGAAATCAATaccttttgattttaattctgAATAAGTACCTTGAACtaatttaccattatcaacaacaactataTGATCAGCTGATGGAATGAATTGAAGTTGGTGTGTAATTAGTATACGTGTTTTATCATTCATCATACCTTGAATACAATGATTGAATAAATGAGTTGCAACTTCTGGATCAACAGCTGATAAAGGTTCATCTAAAATATAACAATCTGAATTTGCATATAATGCACGTGCTAATGATATACGTTGTTTTTGACCACCTGATAAATTAATACCACGTTCACCAATCTCTGTTAAATCTTTAGCTGctaattgtaataaatctGGTGCGAGACAACATGCttcaattacttttttataaCGTTCTAAATTCATttcattaccaaataaaatattctcTCTTAATGATGTacttaataaaaatgattgttgagttgtaaatgaaattttatttggagTATTAACTCTACCACTAACTTTATAAATTTCACCAATTAAACCACTAACTAAACTAGTTTTACCACTACCAACTACACCAcaaattattgttaatttacCTGCTGGtgctttaaaattaatattatttaaagtgtatgattgttgttgttgttgttgttgttgttgttgttgttgttgttgttgttgttgttgttgttgttgattaccattaccattaccactaccattaCTATCAACTTGATTCCAATTAAATGATCCATTATGAATTGAGATATCACCATCTGAAtttatatcatcatcatattcaTCTTCCTCTTCCTCCTCTCTATTAGAAGAAtgattttgttgaatttcaGGAGATTTAAGAAAATCTTCAACTCTTTTTGCAATTGGAATTAAACtttgaagttgttgaattgaatttggtaatcTGAGTAAAGGAATTCTTAAACTAACGAAAATGCTAATGGTTGTAAAAGCAACCTCTAATgtgatttcattattaattgaataaacTATAAAAGTTAAAACCAAAACGATTGCATTAACAGCTTGTTTCATCATTTCAgcaaaaatccaaaaaatcATTCTCTTATAAAGATACTTTAATTGCAATGATCTCTGCTCTTCAATTCTAtctaaaaacaatttttccCATGcatacatttttaaaaatctaataccatttataaattcacTTGTTAAATTTGTTCTTTTATCTGAATATCCCattgattcttttaaatttttaccaatttttGATCCAATATATGTATTTATTGGAAATGTTATAACCatctaaaatataaatatataataattaaattgttagaaaaagttaaaatatatgtgtgtgtgtgtttttaCTTACAATAGCAAAACCAACTAAACCACTCCAACCAATTACCCAACATAATAATGCAAGTAATCCAATCATTTGTGAAGAGAATGCAAATATACCCATATGTTCAATCCAAaagaaatttgaaataattccAACGTCAACtgataataaattcataATTGAACCTGGATTATAATTCTTTCCTCCACAAGTTGTAagttttaatgttttttcatAAACTTTTATTGATAAACATCCTTTAATTTCAAGTGAACTCTTCATTGCAAACCACATTAAAAGTTGTTGAGAAAATGTATATGAAAATGATgctatcaataataatatacaatATCCAATTCCAGCTAAAAATGATCTCTCTTTATTTGTTGattgaataaattgaataaaactaaaaaaatatatatatattataataaatataccATTAATACACCCACcctttttatagttttatttattatttattattatttattatttatcattattggtttctttttttttttttttttttttttttaaaaaaaaaaagaaaataaaataaaataaaaatataataaaataataaataaaattttatcttactattttaaagataatgGTGATAGTATAGATAGAATGTTTGTTAGGATTTGTAAGAatattgttaatttatttctatataaaaattgtttataaaaatgtttaattaaAGGCCatctactattattatttttatttaaattaatattatttaataattgaatagaTGATTGAActttaatatcttttggAAGATCATTGATATCACTCATTTCAAGTGGACCATTGAAATAACCAGAAATTAGCATTCTTTGAGCCCATCCAAATGTTAGCCTTGACCATAAATTTGCATTATCCTCTGGACATggttgttgataataatccttattattatcaaactCTTGTGATGATAACAAAGAATAagttaatttttcttttattttatttcttaagTTTTTAAGcattatcaaaataaaataaatgaaaacaaaaaaaaaaaaaaaaaaaaaaaaaaaaaaaaaacaaagaaaacagggaaaagaaaatttgaaaaaaaaaaagaaaaaaaaaataaaaaaataaaaaaaaaaataaaaaaaaaaacaaaaaaataaaaaaaacaaaataaaaatatttccattaatagttttaaaacttatttatttattttgttactTTTTCAGTCTTTTCAAAATGTTCTGTTTTAACTCCAGTTACTGGGTCAATTACTTCTGTTTTCTTCTCGTGTTTGTAGTGATCTTTTGATTCACTATCTGCTCTGGTTGGATCTCTGTCAAAGGAGCTTTTATTTGGTAAACTTTCTACAAAGGTATTCTTTAAATCAGTGGCAACttctttgattttttcaCCAAAAGATCTAGTAGTGTCACCAAGATCTCTTTCAGTTGTACCCACTCctgtaaaattataaaaaaaaaaattaaaaaaattaatataaaaaaaaaaaaataataaatattaagtAAAAGTAAACATACTGCCTGTAGTTGttttagttgttgttgttttggttgttttttccattttttatttatttgttttgtgTATTTGGATTTTAATAAgtgtttaataaaaaaaaaaaaaactatttaaatattaaaaaaatgaaaaataaaaaatgaaaaataaaaaataaaaattaaaaattaaaaataaattaatttatttttagtttttatgtttttttttttccatttttagaaaaaaaaaaaaaaaaaaaattctgtGGTTTTACTTATTTGAAAAACTCTATTTTAATTAGGAAATAAACCTTTATTTGGTACTAAGCATTTTAAAGAGAGAAAtgacttttattttttattataaaaaatatgactatttgttattttatttatttttttttttttttattttttaataattttttaaagtttctaaatttatattttttaatggtttatgttttaa
This region of Dictyostelium discoideum AX4 chromosome 3 chromosome, whole genome shotgun sequence genomic DNA includes:
- a CDS encoding kinase motif-containing protein (Similar to KMC) encodes the protein MVLRYSYVFKQPVNYSNIELNEIKNIKDEKVRQNSIFISYLNGLYNSLNVLEMVSISGSLPSKLIQSIFKIILSNYDYNAIGKHFKTESILIGESLFKWPSPRIQQFDQFFFQDYLYSSPENYKGSLVGVNEYSMVWTLGIILYQCLTGELPFPTYPKIVNFITSSSQNVEIPPQFYKPENSLLIQLITCCLFKNPAQRISWNEIVNHSFFKN
- the abcC1 gene encoding ABC transporter C family protein, yielding MLKNLRNKIKEKLTYSLLSSQEFDNNKDYYQQPCPEDNANLWSRLTFGWAQRMLISGYFNGPLEMSDINDLPKDIKVQSSIQLLNNINLNKNNNSRWPLIKHFYKQFLYRNKLTIFLQILTNILSILSPLSLKYFIQFIQSTNKERSFLAGIGYCILLLIASFSYTFSQQLLMWFAMKSSLEIKGCLSIKVYEKTLKLTTCGGKNYNPGSIMNLLSVDVGIISNFFWIEHMGIFAFSSQMIGLLALLCWVIGWSGLVGFAIMVITFPINTYIGSKIGKNLKESMGYSDKRTNLTSEFINGIRFLKMYAWEKLFLDRIEEQRSLQLKYLYKRMIFWIFAEMMKQAVNAIVLVLTFIVYSINNEITLEVAFTTISIFVSLRIPLLRLPNSIQQLQSLIPIAKRVEDFLKSPEIQQNHSSNREEEEEDEYDDDINSDGDISIHNGSFNWNQVDSNGSGNGNGNQQQQQQQQQQQQQQQQQQQQQSYTLNNINFKAPAGKLTIICGVVGSGKTSLVSGLIGEIYKVSGRVNTPNKISFTTQQSFLLSTSLRENILFGNEMNLERYKKVIEACCLAPDLLQLAAKDLTEIGERGINLSGGQKQRISLARALYANSDCYILDEPLSAVDPEVATHLFNHCIQGMMNDKTRILITHQLQFIPSADHIVVVDNGKLVQGTYSELKSKGIDFESIMKTKKLNIDNQQQQQQHEKENDIVLSDEDSNNSIKNNNNISNLIDIDEVISDENDSNLIERSKLLVDEDRNEGSVNLRVYKEYFKHGSSIPLFIMTCIVYMISQIIYQMSDFWLSTWSQRSIPDKTDKYYISIYLLFIVGFIIFLVIRYFMMAHVTFSASKNLHQSLLKSVGFASCQFFDTNPSGRILNRFSKDISDVDLLLFDLFSDVLYCGSTVLVSIGIMIYISPLIIIPFLLLIGIYYFIQRLYTESSRELKRLEAISRSPIFSLLQESFNGLVTIRSYKQQNKFISMMQDRINTNHRLSYYGFSVHRWVAVRLEFISSIVVFLAAFFSLFNSNAGFSVLSVTTALGMCSYLNWTVRQMVELEVKMNSVERIESYLNIPKEGNSKINFFRNEQQEEEEEEEEEFDFDNDDYDGFKLSKKWLTKGEIEFRNVEIKYGHSGESSLKNFTLKINQKDHIGIVGRTGAGKSTIGNGLFRMVECSKGSILIDGVDISKIGLHELRSSLGIVPQDPFIFSGTIRLNIDPFNKYTDSEIWVALEKVKLKSTISSMPLKLETMIEEGGDGLSFGQKQLLCLSRTILKNSKVVLMDEATSGIDYVTSDLIKQTINNCFKNCTMLTIAHRLDTIIDSTKIAVIDKGKLIEYDTPNNLIENQESRFSKLVKHHHNLFKEK